Proteins encoded by one window of Nasonia vitripennis strain AsymCx chromosome 5, Nvit_psr_1.1, whole genome shotgun sequence:
- the LOC100124057 gene encoding intersectin-1 isoform X11 — MTSPMTPGTDPWVIQMHERARYQQQFDSLKPTNGVITGVQAKDFFLKSQLPPLVLGQIWGLSDTDSDGKMNINEFSIACKLINLKLRGFEVPSSLPPSMIRSLQAFAAVNQGVTSPVAVSQIPPVSPVPNIASVPRPVAAAMPGAMPTTVPGVIPTAIPAAIPKIGPPVVPPMTMPVGDPTAKIESGAIPQRPTPPDSIGAGFVPTTGPPPKPQPPSFPNSPVAASPLNPGVPPMIPPVQMVQPITSSASNMGMPPIAPVAPIAPLNTAPVPTAAFSMGQTVPMQAMSSGIIPPLATGATTVPSIVPVVANDISYANGMVGITGIAPTITPPVTPIPASNIAMNGSIIHTPVSTSTPLSTTARPPSIDRVGSVDSQHSQHSVGSPQAVEWSVPHQTKLKYTQLFNTWDRTRSGFLSGPQARNIMVQSQLPQGILAQIWALSDMDSDGRLGCEEFVLAMHLCDMAKAGEVIPTALPLDLIPPTFRRQRQSSVSSQGTADNIDPLAGMPQTSFEDKRKENFDKGQAELERRRKALLEVQRKEQEERERKEREEAEKREKIRLEQERRRQAELEQAMMRQKEIEEEKEEQRKRAQEQREAARKEMERQRQLEWEKQKSQELQAQRQKEQDILLKLKAKNQSLTIELSSLNEKVKELSQKICDTRVGVSTIKTTIDGMRTTRDQQLQEMAALKNKLREQNQRLLTISQEKARLDAKTKANADPAGQEAQKLKQIALKQMEDKIAEMEKEIKDKEKEVENSNKQLEELQNQMEVMFTNCEELNAKFEEKKAKVLEMRQSSNPAAFATAAWGDDAWGDSGGNEVDVDSWPTDEAASVPATTEISTAVKKYRALYEFVARNQDEISFQPGDIIIVPPVQNAEPGWMAGEIRGHTGWFPESYVEPIDVGTSMPVAGDAFTHQDSIEKRMLEGIAEVPENVSDAGSAVGEGPYVEPITPKLGEGQLCNITATTLYQYRPTLEQHLSFGKGETVTIKEQQDVWCYGESSTGTVGWFPKSYVKMDVANGQAATTAPTGDGLNEYYISLYQYASNEAGDLNFNQGEVMLVIKKDGDWWTGVIGDRQGIFPSNYVEKYDVPVQTTTTQEAPAVINKQDGLNEAADKTQDKPQVPQEKTIEQLEEERAEAEDRAELPDFAAMSAQQYPKRGRKPEIVQVIAPYKATSVEQLDLQKGQLIMIRKKTESGWWEGELQARGKKRQIGWFPASYVKLLTSSSNRSTPVSHRYQDSPTMDPFAEKVMAMYPYKAQNDDELSFEKGDVIVVLTKDEDSWWKGELNGQSGVFPSNYVTPMSDEESDDMPNPRARLNQMAQHNQMAQLNQMAQLNQAVRFDAMERRRQEYIKELIVTEEAYIVDMQLVHEVFEKPLLASMVLTVDEVEKIFINWRDIIACNDNFLRTLRIRRDNSESGIVRMIGDILCESIPRMSAYVRFCSCQITAAVYLQRLTESMPAFVEVAQRCQQDPRTKGMPLSSFLIKPMQRITKYPLIIGKILEYTHPGHPDRQYLQEALAKAEEFCTQVNEGVREKENSDRLEWLQSHVACDGLEEQIVFNSLTNSLGPRKLVHFGILHKAKSGKELVGFLTNDFLLFAQPMKSIPSGQQFSFERNEHQKFKLYRRPIFLQDLVLFNETEMNGSMSATSNGGSDSSTEHSRTLKLSDSKKAITLLAPSVSECSLWVRRITEARRQFAENEKCRLLRQRSKQAQFKACGRILVTVLEGSSLRATTGKCNAFCKVSMGSQEEQTIVVSGTDCPLWNTSMQFQVKDLHEDTLCITIFDKGYFSPDEFLGRAEVRVVDIVRDSTDACGPITKRIRLREVDRGDVVLKLDLRLFGSK; from the exons GAGACCCCACTGCTAAGATCGAAAGTGGTGCTATTCCGCAAAGACCTACACCTCCTGACAGTATCG GGGCTGGATTTGTACCGACGACTGGTCCACCACCAAAGCCGCAACCTCCATCGTTTCCAAATAGTCCAGTAGCTGCATCACCTCTTAATCCTGGTGTACCGCCTATGATTCCACCTGTTCAAATGGTTCAGCCAATAACATCATCAGCTTCTAACATGG GTATGCCTCCAATCGCACCAGTAGCGCCGATTGCTCCATTAAACACAGCACCAGTACCAACAGCAGCCTTCAGCATGGGCCAGACAGTCCCAATGCAAGCTATGTCATCAGGAATAATACCTCCATTAGCTACCGGCGCTACTACAGTACCATCCATTGTCCCAGTGGTTGCAAATGATATTAGTTAtg ctaaTGGGATGGTAGGAATAACAGGAATCGCACCTACTATAACGCCACCAGTGACTCCAATACCAGCAAGTAATATTGCCATGAACGGTAGTATTATACATACTCCAGTATCCACAAGTACACCTCTAAGCACAACTGCCAGACCTCCTAGCATAGATAGAGTTGGGTCTGTAGACTCCCAGCACAGTCAGCATTCCGTCGGCTCACCGCAGGCCGTCGAATGGTCCGTACCGCATCaaacaaaattgaaatatactcAACTTTTTAATACGTGGGATAGAACAAGGTCTGGCTTTTTATCTGGTCCTCAAGCAAGGAATATTATGGTACAGTCGCAGCTACCTCAGGGTATTCTTGCACAAATATG GGCTCTATCTGATATGGATTCTGACGGTCGATTAGGCTGTGAAGAATTTGTTCTAGCGATGCATTTATGCGATATGGCAAAAGCTGGCGAAGTTATTCCGACAGCTCTTCCGCTTGATCTTATTCCACCAACATTTAGAAGACAACGGCAAAGCTCTGTTTCTTCGCAAGGTACTGCTGACAACATTGACCCATTGGCTGGAATGCCACAG ACTTCATTTGAAGATAAGAGGAAAGAAAACTTTGATAAAGGTCAGGCAGAAttagaaagaagaagaaaagcgtTATTAGAAGTTCAACGAAAAGAacaagaagaaagagagaggaaagaaagagaggaagcTGAAAAACGAGAGAAAATAAGATTAGAGCAAGAAAGACGGCGCCAAGCTGAGCTAGAACAGGCAATGATGAGACAAAAAGAaatcgaagaagaaaaagaagaacaacGAAAACGAGCTCAAGAACAAAGAGAAGCTGCAAGAAA GGAAATGGAAAGACAACGTCAATTAGAATGGGAGAAACAAAAGTCCCAGGAGTTGCAAGCCCAACGCCAAAAGGAACAGGACATTCTCCTAAAACTTAAAGCAAAGAACCAGTCATTAACAATTGAACTTAGCTCACTG AATGAGAAAGTCAAGGAATTGTCTCAGAAAATTTGCGACACGCGCGTTGGTGTGTCTACGATTAAAACGACGATTGACGGTATGCGAACAACTCGCGATCAACAATTACAAGAAATGGCAGCGTTGAAAAACAAATTGCGCGAGCAGAATCAGCGGTTACTTACTATCAGCCAAGAAAAAGCAAGACTTGATGCGAAAACGAAAGCGAACGCAGACCCAGCTGGCCAGGAAGCTCAAAAATTAAAGCAGATTGCTTTAAAACAAATGGAAGACAAGATTGCAGAAATGGAAAAAGAAATCAAAGACAAGGAGAAAGAAGTCGAGAACAGCAATAAACAACTAG AGGAGCTACAAAACCAAATGGAGGTGATGTTTACGAATTGCGAAGAACTGAATGCAAAGTTTGAGGAGAAAAAAGCTAAGGTTTTAGAGATGCGACAGAGTTCCAACCCGGCAGCTTTCGCAACTGCTGCATGGGGAGACGATGCTTGGGGCGACTCGGGCGGCAACGAAGTTGACGTCGACTCATGGCCTACAGATGAAGCGGCATCAGTACCAGCAACAACCGAAATATCGACCGCTGTGAAGAAGTACAGGGCGCTTTACGAATTTGTTGCAAGAAACCAGGACGAAATCTCGTTTCAACCTGgcgatattattatt GTTCCTCCTGTACAAAACGCAGAACCTGGATGGATGGCGGGAGAGATACGAGGTCACACGGGCTGGTTTCCAGAATCTTATGTTGAACCTATTGATGTTGGTACAAGTATGCCTGTGGCTGGTGATGCCTTTACACATCAAGACAGCATAGAGAAACGAATGCTAGA AGGAATTGCGGAAGTTCCCGAAAATGTATCGGACGCTGGTTCGGCGGTAGGCGAGGGTCCGTATGTTGAACCAATTACACCAAAACTGGGAGAAGGCCAATTATGTAACATTACGGCAACAACTTTGTACCAATACCGACCGACTCTCGAACAACATCTTTCTTTCGGTAAAGGCGAGACTGTGACAATTAAAGAACAACAGGACGTCTGGTGTTATGGCGAATCAAGTACTGGCACTGTAGGCTGGTTCCCGAAATCCTATGTTAAAATGGATGTAGCGAATGGTCAAGCTGCCACGACGGCTCCTACTGGAGATGGTCTCAATGAATATTACATTTCGTTGTACCAATACGCATCCAACGAGGCAGGTGATCTCAACTTTAATCAAGGCGAAGTCATGCTCGTTATCAAGAAAGATGGAGACTGGTGGACAGGCGTCATCGGAGACAGGCAGGGTATATTCCCGTCGAACTATGTGGAGAAATACGACGTGCCAGTCCAG ACCACCACAACTCAGGAAGCACCTGcagtaataaataaacaagatGGATTGAATGAAGCCGCCGATAAAACGCAAGACAAACCA CAGGTGCCACAGGAGAAAACAATTGAACAGCTTGAAGAAGAGAGAGCTGAGGCGGAAGATAGGGCAGAATTACCCGATTTTGCAGCCATGTCTGCACAGCAG TACCCAAAG AGAGGACGAAAACCGGAAATCGTGCAAGTTATTGCCCCCTACAAGGCAACAAGTGTGGAACAACTAGATCTACAAAAGGGCCAGCTGATAATGATTCGCAAAAAGACGGAGTCTGGATGGTGGGAAGGTGAATTGCAG gCTCGCGGTAAGAAAAGACAAATCGGATGGTTCCCAGCATCGTATGTAAAGCTTCTCACTAGCAGTAGTAATCGCAGCACGCCAGTATCCCATCGGTATCAAGATTCACCAACAATGGATCCATTTGCTG AAAAAGTGATGGCAATGTATCCATATAAGGCACAAAATGACGATGAACTTAGTTTCGAAAAGGGAGACGTAATTGTTGTTTTGACTAAAGATGAAGATTCATGGTGGAAAGGCGAATTGAACGGACAGTCTGGAGTATTCCCTAGCAATTACGTGACGCCAATGT CGGACGAAGAATCGGACGACATGCCCAACCCGAGGGCTCGGCTCAACCAAATGGCTCAACACAACCAGATGGCTCAACTCAACCAGATGGCTCAACTTAACCAGGCGGTTCGATTCGATGCTATGGAAAGAAGGAGACAGGAATATATCAAGGAGCTCATTGTCACCGAGGAGGCCTACATCGTCGATATGCAGCTGGTTCATGAG GTCTTTGAGAAGCCACTTCTAGCCAGCATGGTCCTGACGGTGGATGAAGTCGAGAAGATCTTCATTAACTGGAGAGACATTATCGCCTGCAACGACAACTTTCTCAG AACGTTGAGGATAAGGCGAGACAACAGCGAAAGTGGAATCGTTAGGATGATCGGTGACATTCTCTGCGAAAGC ATTCCACGTATGTCCGCCTACGTGAGGTTCTGCAGTTGTCAAATAACGGCCGCCGTGTATCTTCAAAGACTGACAGAGAGTATGCCGGCTTTCGTCGAGGTAGCCCAAAGGTGCCAACAAGATCCTCGGACCAAAGGCATGCCACTCAGCTCTTTCCTCATTAAACCCATGCAGCGAATTACCAAATATCCCTTGATTATTGGCAAG ATACTGGAATATACGCATCCAGGTCATCCTGATAGACAGTATTTACAAGAAGCGTTAGCGAAAGCCGAAGAATTTTGCACGCAG GTAAACGAAGGCGttcgagaaaaagaaaacagtgACAGGCTCGAATGGTTACAGTCGCATGTCGCCTGCGATGGCCTCGAGGAGCAGATAGTCTTCAACTCACTTACGAATTCTCTGGGGCCGCGTAAATTGGTACACTTCGGAATTCTGCACAAAGCCAAAAGTGGCAAGGAATTAGTGGGATTTCTCACTAACGACTTCCTGCTGTTTGCCCAACCGATGAAGTCCATACCCAGTGGTCAGCAGTTCTCTTTCGAAAGGAATGAGCatcaaaaattcaaattgtatAGAAGG CCTATATTCCTGCAAGACTTGGTATTGTTCAACGAAACAGAGATGAATGGCAGCATGAGCGCGACGTCAAACGGTGGCAGCGACAGTTCAACCGAACACTCGCGCACTCTCAAACTCAGTGATTCGAAGAAGGCTATAACCCTGCTGGCACCGTCGGTGAGTGAGTGCTCGCTCTGGGTTAGACGAATCACCGAAGCCCGCCGTCAATTCGCCGAGAACGAGAAGTGCCGGTTGCTGAGACAGCGCTCGA AACAGGCGCAATTCAAAGCATGTGGACGCATTCTCGTGACAGTGCTCGAAGGATCCAGCCTGAGAGCTACGACTG GGAAATGCAATGCGTTTTGCAAGGTTTCCATGGGCTCACAAGAAGAACAAACAATCGTCGTTTCAGGCACAGACTGTCCATTATGGAATACCTCTATGCAGTTTCAAGTCAAAGATCTGCATGAGGATACACTGTGTATTACTATTTTTGATAAGGGATATTTTAGTCCAGACG AGTTTCTCGGCCGAGCGGAAGTTCGGGTAGTTGATATAGTAAGAGATAGTACGGATGCTTGTGGTCCCATCACAAAGCGAATTAGGCTACGAGAAGTCGACAGAGGAGATGTAGTTTTAAAATTAGATCTTCGTCTTTTTGGCAGTAAATAG
- the LOC100124057 gene encoding intersectin-1 isoform X7 has protein sequence MTSPMTPGTDPWVIQMHERARYQQQFDSLKPTNGVITGVQAKDFFLKSQLPPLVLGQIWGLSDTDSDGKMNINEFSIACKLINLKLRGFEVPSSLPPSMIRSLQAFAAVNQGVTSPVAVSQIPPVSPVPNIASVPRPVAAAMPGAMPTTVPGVIPTAIPAAIPKIGPPVVPPMTMPVGDPTAKIESGAIPQRPTPPDSIGAGFVPTTGPPPKPQPPSFPNSPVAASPLNPGVPPMIPPVQMVQPITSSASNMDLFDLLMSEGMPPIAPVAPIAPLNTAPVPTAAFSMGQTVPMQAMSSGIIPPLATGATTVPSIVPVVANDISYANGMVGITGIAPTITPPVTPIPASNIAMNGSIIHTPVSTSTPLSTTARPPSIDRVGSVDSQHSQHSVGSPQAVEWSVPHQTKLKYTQLFNTWDRTRSGFLSGPQARNIMVQSQLPQGILAQIWALSDMDSDGRLGCEEFVLAMHLCDMAKAGEVIPTALPLDLIPPTFRRQRQSSVSSQGTADNIDPLAGMPQTSFEDKRKENFDKGQAELERRRKALLEVQRKEQEERERKEREEAEKREKIRLEQERRRQAELEQAMMRQKEIEEEKEEQRKRAQEQREAARKEMERQRQLEWEKQKSQELQAQRQKEQDILLKLKAKNQSLTIELSSLNEKVKELSQKICDTRVGVSTIKTTIDGMRTTRDQQLQEMAALKNKLREQNQRLLTISQEKARLDAKTKANADPAGQEAQKLKQIALKQMEDKIAEMEKEIKDKEKEVENSNKQLEELQNQMEVMFTNCEELNAKFEEKKAKVLEMRQSSNPAAFATAAWGDDAWGDSGGNEVDVDSWPTDEAASVPATTEISTAVKKYRALYEFVARNQDEISFQPGDIIIVPPVQNAEPGWMAGEIRGHTGWFPESYVEPIDVGTSMPVAGDAFTHQDSIEKRMLEGIAEVPENVSDAGSAVGEGPYVEPITPKLGEGQLCNITATTLYQYRPTLEQHLSFGKGETVTIKEQQDVWCYGESSTGTVGWFPKSYVKMDVANGQAATTAPTGDGLNEYYISLYQYASNEAGDLNFNQGEVMLVIKKDGDWWTGVIGDRQGIFPSNYVEKYDVPVQTTTTQEAPAVINKQDGLNEAADKTQDKPQVPQEKTIEQLEEERAEAEDRAELPDFAAMSAQQYPKRGRKPEIVQVIAPYKATSVEQLDLQKGQLIMIRKKTESGWWEGELQARGKKRQIGWFPASYVKLLTSSSNRSTPVSHRYQDSPTMDPFAEKVMAMYPYKAQNDDELSFEKGDVIVVLTKDEDSWWKGELNGQSGVFPSNYVTPMSDEESDDMPNPRARLNQMAQHNQMAQLNQMAQLNQAVRFDAMERRRQEYIKELIVTEEAYIVDMQLVHEVFEKPLLASMVLTVDEVEKIFINWRDIIACNDNFLRTLRIRRDNSESGIVRMIGDILCESIPRMSAYVRFCSCQITAAVYLQRLTESMPAFVEVAQRCQQDPRTKGMPLSSFLIKPMQRITKYPLIIGKILEYTHPGHPDRQYLQEALAKAEEFCTQVNEGVREKENSDRLEWLQSHVACDGLEEQIVFNSLTNSLGPRKLVHFGILHKAKSGKELVGFLTNDFLLFAQPMKSIPSGQQFSFERNEHQKFKLYRRPIFLQDLVLFNETEMNGSMSATSNGGSDSSTEHSRTLKLSDSKKAITLLAPSVSECSLWVRRITEARRQFAENEKCRLLRQRSKQAQFKACGRILVTVLEGSSLRATTGKCNAFCKVSMGSQEEQTIVVSGTDCPLWNTSMQFQVKDLHEDTLCITIFDKGYFSPDEFLGRAEVRVVDIVRDSTDACGPITKRIRLREVDRGDVVLKLDLRLFGSK, from the exons GAGACCCCACTGCTAAGATCGAAAGTGGTGCTATTCCGCAAAGACCTACACCTCCTGACAGTATCG GGGCTGGATTTGTACCGACGACTGGTCCACCACCAAAGCCGCAACCTCCATCGTTTCCAAATAGTCCAGTAGCTGCATCACCTCTTAATCCTGGTGTACCGCCTATGATTCCACCTGTTCAAATGGTTCAGCCAATAACATCATCAGCTTCTAACATGG ATTTATTCGATCTTTTAATGTCGGAAG GTATGCCTCCAATCGCACCAGTAGCGCCGATTGCTCCATTAAACACAGCACCAGTACCAACAGCAGCCTTCAGCATGGGCCAGACAGTCCCAATGCAAGCTATGTCATCAGGAATAATACCTCCATTAGCTACCGGCGCTACTACAGTACCATCCATTGTCCCAGTGGTTGCAAATGATATTAGTTAtg ctaaTGGGATGGTAGGAATAACAGGAATCGCACCTACTATAACGCCACCAGTGACTCCAATACCAGCAAGTAATATTGCCATGAACGGTAGTATTATACATACTCCAGTATCCACAAGTACACCTCTAAGCACAACTGCCAGACCTCCTAGCATAGATAGAGTTGGGTCTGTAGACTCCCAGCACAGTCAGCATTCCGTCGGCTCACCGCAGGCCGTCGAATGGTCCGTACCGCATCaaacaaaattgaaatatactcAACTTTTTAATACGTGGGATAGAACAAGGTCTGGCTTTTTATCTGGTCCTCAAGCAAGGAATATTATGGTACAGTCGCAGCTACCTCAGGGTATTCTTGCACAAATATG GGCTCTATCTGATATGGATTCTGACGGTCGATTAGGCTGTGAAGAATTTGTTCTAGCGATGCATTTATGCGATATGGCAAAAGCTGGCGAAGTTATTCCGACAGCTCTTCCGCTTGATCTTATTCCACCAACATTTAGAAGACAACGGCAAAGCTCTGTTTCTTCGCAAGGTACTGCTGACAACATTGACCCATTGGCTGGAATGCCACAG ACTTCATTTGAAGATAAGAGGAAAGAAAACTTTGATAAAGGTCAGGCAGAAttagaaagaagaagaaaagcgtTATTAGAAGTTCAACGAAAAGAacaagaagaaagagagaggaaagaaagagaggaagcTGAAAAACGAGAGAAAATAAGATTAGAGCAAGAAAGACGGCGCCAAGCTGAGCTAGAACAGGCAATGATGAGACAAAAAGAaatcgaagaagaaaaagaagaacaacGAAAACGAGCTCAAGAACAAAGAGAAGCTGCAAGAAA GGAAATGGAAAGACAACGTCAATTAGAATGGGAGAAACAAAAGTCCCAGGAGTTGCAAGCCCAACGCCAAAAGGAACAGGACATTCTCCTAAAACTTAAAGCAAAGAACCAGTCATTAACAATTGAACTTAGCTCACTG AATGAGAAAGTCAAGGAATTGTCTCAGAAAATTTGCGACACGCGCGTTGGTGTGTCTACGATTAAAACGACGATTGACGGTATGCGAACAACTCGCGATCAACAATTACAAGAAATGGCAGCGTTGAAAAACAAATTGCGCGAGCAGAATCAGCGGTTACTTACTATCAGCCAAGAAAAAGCAAGACTTGATGCGAAAACGAAAGCGAACGCAGACCCAGCTGGCCAGGAAGCTCAAAAATTAAAGCAGATTGCTTTAAAACAAATGGAAGACAAGATTGCAGAAATGGAAAAAGAAATCAAAGACAAGGAGAAAGAAGTCGAGAACAGCAATAAACAACTAG AGGAGCTACAAAACCAAATGGAGGTGATGTTTACGAATTGCGAAGAACTGAATGCAAAGTTTGAGGAGAAAAAAGCTAAGGTTTTAGAGATGCGACAGAGTTCCAACCCGGCAGCTTTCGCAACTGCTGCATGGGGAGACGATGCTTGGGGCGACTCGGGCGGCAACGAAGTTGACGTCGACTCATGGCCTACAGATGAAGCGGCATCAGTACCAGCAACAACCGAAATATCGACCGCTGTGAAGAAGTACAGGGCGCTTTACGAATTTGTTGCAAGAAACCAGGACGAAATCTCGTTTCAACCTGgcgatattattatt GTTCCTCCTGTACAAAACGCAGAACCTGGATGGATGGCGGGAGAGATACGAGGTCACACGGGCTGGTTTCCAGAATCTTATGTTGAACCTATTGATGTTGGTACAAGTATGCCTGTGGCTGGTGATGCCTTTACACATCAAGACAGCATAGAGAAACGAATGCTAGA AGGAATTGCGGAAGTTCCCGAAAATGTATCGGACGCTGGTTCGGCGGTAGGCGAGGGTCCGTATGTTGAACCAATTACACCAAAACTGGGAGAAGGCCAATTATGTAACATTACGGCAACAACTTTGTACCAATACCGACCGACTCTCGAACAACATCTTTCTTTCGGTAAAGGCGAGACTGTGACAATTAAAGAACAACAGGACGTCTGGTGTTATGGCGAATCAAGTACTGGCACTGTAGGCTGGTTCCCGAAATCCTATGTTAAAATGGATGTAGCGAATGGTCAAGCTGCCACGACGGCTCCTACTGGAGATGGTCTCAATGAATATTACATTTCGTTGTACCAATACGCATCCAACGAGGCAGGTGATCTCAACTTTAATCAAGGCGAAGTCATGCTCGTTATCAAGAAAGATGGAGACTGGTGGACAGGCGTCATCGGAGACAGGCAGGGTATATTCCCGTCGAACTATGTGGAGAAATACGACGTGCCAGTCCAG ACCACCACAACTCAGGAAGCACCTGcagtaataaataaacaagatGGATTGAATGAAGCCGCCGATAAAACGCAAGACAAACCA CAGGTGCCACAGGAGAAAACAATTGAACAGCTTGAAGAAGAGAGAGCTGAGGCGGAAGATAGGGCAGAATTACCCGATTTTGCAGCCATGTCTGCACAGCAG TACCCAAAG AGAGGACGAAAACCGGAAATCGTGCAAGTTATTGCCCCCTACAAGGCAACAAGTGTGGAACAACTAGATCTACAAAAGGGCCAGCTGATAATGATTCGCAAAAAGACGGAGTCTGGATGGTGGGAAGGTGAATTGCAG gCTCGCGGTAAGAAAAGACAAATCGGATGGTTCCCAGCATCGTATGTAAAGCTTCTCACTAGCAGTAGTAATCGCAGCACGCCAGTATCCCATCGGTATCAAGATTCACCAACAATGGATCCATTTGCTG AAAAAGTGATGGCAATGTATCCATATAAGGCACAAAATGACGATGAACTTAGTTTCGAAAAGGGAGACGTAATTGTTGTTTTGACTAAAGATGAAGATTCATGGTGGAAAGGCGAATTGAACGGACAGTCTGGAGTATTCCCTAGCAATTACGTGACGCCAATGT CGGACGAAGAATCGGACGACATGCCCAACCCGAGGGCTCGGCTCAACCAAATGGCTCAACACAACCAGATGGCTCAACTCAACCAGATGGCTCAACTTAACCAGGCGGTTCGATTCGATGCTATGGAAAGAAGGAGACAGGAATATATCAAGGAGCTCATTGTCACCGAGGAGGCCTACATCGTCGATATGCAGCTGGTTCATGAG GTCTTTGAGAAGCCACTTCTAGCCAGCATGGTCCTGACGGTGGATGAAGTCGAGAAGATCTTCATTAACTGGAGAGACATTATCGCCTGCAACGACAACTTTCTCAG AACGTTGAGGATAAGGCGAGACAACAGCGAAAGTGGAATCGTTAGGATGATCGGTGACATTCTCTGCGAAAGC ATTCCACGTATGTCCGCCTACGTGAGGTTCTGCAGTTGTCAAATAACGGCCGCCGTGTATCTTCAAAGACTGACAGAGAGTATGCCGGCTTTCGTCGAGGTAGCCCAAAGGTGCCAACAAGATCCTCGGACCAAAGGCATGCCACTCAGCTCTTTCCTCATTAAACCCATGCAGCGAATTACCAAATATCCCTTGATTATTGGCAAG ATACTGGAATATACGCATCCAGGTCATCCTGATAGACAGTATTTACAAGAAGCGTTAGCGAAAGCCGAAGAATTTTGCACGCAG GTAAACGAAGGCGttcgagaaaaagaaaacagtgACAGGCTCGAATGGTTACAGTCGCATGTCGCCTGCGATGGCCTCGAGGAGCAGATAGTCTTCAACTCACTTACGAATTCTCTGGGGCCGCGTAAATTGGTACACTTCGGAATTCTGCACAAAGCCAAAAGTGGCAAGGAATTAGTGGGATTTCTCACTAACGACTTCCTGCTGTTTGCCCAACCGATGAAGTCCATACCCAGTGGTCAGCAGTTCTCTTTCGAAAGGAATGAGCatcaaaaattcaaattgtatAGAAGG CCTATATTCCTGCAAGACTTGGTATTGTTCAACGAAACAGAGATGAATGGCAGCATGAGCGCGACGTCAAACGGTGGCAGCGACAGTTCAACCGAACACTCGCGCACTCTCAAACTCAGTGATTCGAAGAAGGCTATAACCCTGCTGGCACCGTCGGTGAGTGAGTGCTCGCTCTGGGTTAGACGAATCACCGAAGCCCGCCGTCAATTCGCCGAGAACGAGAAGTGCCGGTTGCTGAGACAGCGCTCGA AACAGGCGCAATTCAAAGCATGTGGACGCATTCTCGTGACAGTGCTCGAAGGATCCAGCCTGAGAGCTACGACTG GGAAATGCAATGCGTTTTGCAAGGTTTCCATGGGCTCACAAGAAGAACAAACAATCGTCGTTTCAGGCACAGACTGTCCATTATGGAATACCTCTATGCAGTTTCAAGTCAAAGATCTGCATGAGGATACACTGTGTATTACTATTTTTGATAAGGGATATTTTAGTCCAGACG AGTTTCTCGGCCGAGCGGAAGTTCGGGTAGTTGATATAGTAAGAGATAGTACGGATGCTTGTGGTCCCATCACAAAGCGAATTAGGCTACGAGAAGTCGACAGAGGAGATGTAGTTTTAAAATTAGATCTTCGTCTTTTTGGCAGTAAATAG